One Strix uralensis isolate ZFMK-TIS-50842 chromosome 9, bStrUra1, whole genome shotgun sequence DNA segment encodes these proteins:
- the SLC16A14 gene encoding monocarboxylate transporter 14 isoform X2 — protein MYASREDIGYDFGDDSKVGSKPIKPNPNIDGGWAWMIVLSSFLVHILIMGSQMALGILNVEWLEEFNQSRGLTAWVSSLSMGITLIVGPFIGLFISMCGCRKTAIIGGILNALGWILSAYASNVHYLFLTFGVTAGVGSGMVYLPAVVMVGQYFQKRRALAQGLSTTGTGFGAFLMTALLKYLCIEFGWRNAMFIQGAISLNLCVCGALMRPLAPKDVVSEKYIVRSNSEDNQAKALSHSAETIKSNGVLSEEPEKKEETANEEVLDSVQHIEIGGKSRSGRNMYGLRILKTVSQLTVTVRKGFAMWYSSYFGAASLFTNRVFVAFIIWALFAYSSFVIPFIHLPEIVKQYNLSSQNNIFPLTSIIAIVHIFGKVILGIISDLPCISTWNVFLMANFTLVTCILTLPLMQTYVSLAVVCALIGFSSGYFSLMPVVTEDLVGTKHLANAYGIIICANGISALFGPPFAGWIYDITHKYDFSFYISGLLYMVGIIFLLIQPCIQKKQSREKSTEEAQV, from the exons ATGTATGCTAGTCGAGAGGATATTGGATATGATTTCGGAGATGACTCAAAAGTTGGAAGTAAGCCAATTAAGCCTAATCCAAACATCGATGGAGGATGGGCTTGGATGATCGTACTCTCCTCTTTCCTTGTACACATACTTATCATGGGGTCCCAGATGGCCCTTGGAATACTCAACGTGGAGTGGCTTGAAGAGTTTAATCAAAGTCGTGGCTTAACAGCGTGGGTTAGCTCCCTCAGCATGGGCATTACACTTATTGTAG GCCCTTTCATTGGTTTATTCATCAGCATGTGTGGGTGCCGCAAGACAGCTATAATTGGAGGGATATTGAATGCCCTAGGTTGGATACTGAGTGCCTATGCCTCAAATGTGCACTACCTCTTCCTTACGTTTGGAGTAACAGCTG GTGTTGGAAGTGGCATGGTTTATCTGCCTGCAGTGGTGATGGTAGGGCAGTATTTTCAGAAGAGAAGAGCGCTTGCACAAGGACTCAGTACCACGGGAACAGGGTTTGGAGCTTTCCTAATGACTGCCTTACTGAAGTACCTCTGCATCGAATTTGGGTGGAGAAACGCCATGTTCATCCAGGGCGCCATCTCCCTGAACCTTTGTGTCTGTGGAGCGCTCATGAGACCACTCGCTCCCAAAGATGTTGTTAGTGAAAAATACATTGTGAGAAGTAATAGTGAAGATAATCAGGCAAAAGCTCTGTCCCATTCTGCAGAGACTATAAAATCTAATGGAGTCCTCAGTGAAGAACcggaaaaaaaagaagagacagcaAATGAAGAAGTGCTTGACAGTGTTCAGCACATAGAAATTGGAGGTAAATCTAGAAGCGGAAGGAATATGTATGGACTGCGCATTCTTAAGACAGTGAGCCAGCTGACGGTTACAGTCAGGAAGGGCTTTGCAATGTGGTACTCCAGCTACTTTGGAGCTGCGTCACTGTTTACGAATAGAGTATTTGTGGCCTTTATAATTTGGGCTTTGTTTGCCTATAGCAGCTTTGTCATTCCCTTTATTCATCTTCCAGAAATAGTCAAACAGTACAACTTATCTAGTCAGAACAATATATTTCCTTTGACATCGATTATAGCCATTGTTCATATTTTTGGTAAAGTGATCCTTGGAATCATCTCTGATCTCCCGTGCATCAGCACGTGGAATGTCTTCCTCATGGCTAACTTTACCCTGGTCACCTGCATTCTTACTTTGCCACTAATGCAAACATACGTTAGCCTGGCTGTAGTTTGTGCTCTAATAGGATTTTCTAGTGGCTATTTTTCTCTAATGCCTGTTGTGACCGAAGATTTAGTTGGAACTAAACACCTTGCAAATGCCTATGGCATCATCATTTGTGCCAACGGAATATCTGCATTGTTTGGACCACCCTTTGCAG GTTGGATCTATGACATCACAcataaatatgatttttctttttacatatctGGCTTGCTATACATGGTGGGAATAATATTTTTACTTATACAACCCTGTATTCAAAAGAAACAATCAAGAGAAAAATCTACAGAAGAAGCACAAGTATAG
- the SLC16A14 gene encoding monocarboxylate transporter 14 isoform X1 produces MLLTITKLQNLIILYVFRRYLLHLFQNTVEKMYASREDIGYDFGDDSKVGSKPIKPNPNIDGGWAWMIVLSSFLVHILIMGSQMALGILNVEWLEEFNQSRGLTAWVSSLSMGITLIVGPFIGLFISMCGCRKTAIIGGILNALGWILSAYASNVHYLFLTFGVTAGVGSGMVYLPAVVMVGQYFQKRRALAQGLSTTGTGFGAFLMTALLKYLCIEFGWRNAMFIQGAISLNLCVCGALMRPLAPKDVVSEKYIVRSNSEDNQAKALSHSAETIKSNGVLSEEPEKKEETANEEVLDSVQHIEIGGKSRSGRNMYGLRILKTVSQLTVTVRKGFAMWYSSYFGAASLFTNRVFVAFIIWALFAYSSFVIPFIHLPEIVKQYNLSSQNNIFPLTSIIAIVHIFGKVILGIISDLPCISTWNVFLMANFTLVTCILTLPLMQTYVSLAVVCALIGFSSGYFSLMPVVTEDLVGTKHLANAYGIIICANGISALFGPPFAGWIYDITHKYDFSFYISGLLYMVGIIFLLIQPCIQKKQSREKSTEEAQV; encoded by the exons ATGTTACTCACTATAACTAAACTACAAAATCTGATAATTTTGTATGTATTTCGAAGGTATTTACTGCATTTGTTTCAGAATACCGTGGAGAAAATGTATGCTAGTCGAGAGGATATTGGATATGATTTCGGAGATGACTCAAAAGTTGGAAGTAAGCCAATTAAGCCTAATCCAAACATCGATGGAGGATGGGCTTGGATGATCGTACTCTCCTCTTTCCTTGTACACATACTTATCATGGGGTCCCAGATGGCCCTTGGAATACTCAACGTGGAGTGGCTTGAAGAGTTTAATCAAAGTCGTGGCTTAACAGCGTGGGTTAGCTCCCTCAGCATGGGCATTACACTTATTGTAG GCCCTTTCATTGGTTTATTCATCAGCATGTGTGGGTGCCGCAAGACAGCTATAATTGGAGGGATATTGAATGCCCTAGGTTGGATACTGAGTGCCTATGCCTCAAATGTGCACTACCTCTTCCTTACGTTTGGAGTAACAGCTG GTGTTGGAAGTGGCATGGTTTATCTGCCTGCAGTGGTGATGGTAGGGCAGTATTTTCAGAAGAGAAGAGCGCTTGCACAAGGACTCAGTACCACGGGAACAGGGTTTGGAGCTTTCCTAATGACTGCCTTACTGAAGTACCTCTGCATCGAATTTGGGTGGAGAAACGCCATGTTCATCCAGGGCGCCATCTCCCTGAACCTTTGTGTCTGTGGAGCGCTCATGAGACCACTCGCTCCCAAAGATGTTGTTAGTGAAAAATACATTGTGAGAAGTAATAGTGAAGATAATCAGGCAAAAGCTCTGTCCCATTCTGCAGAGACTATAAAATCTAATGGAGTCCTCAGTGAAGAACcggaaaaaaaagaagagacagcaAATGAAGAAGTGCTTGACAGTGTTCAGCACATAGAAATTGGAGGTAAATCTAGAAGCGGAAGGAATATGTATGGACTGCGCATTCTTAAGACAGTGAGCCAGCTGACGGTTACAGTCAGGAAGGGCTTTGCAATGTGGTACTCCAGCTACTTTGGAGCTGCGTCACTGTTTACGAATAGAGTATTTGTGGCCTTTATAATTTGGGCTTTGTTTGCCTATAGCAGCTTTGTCATTCCCTTTATTCATCTTCCAGAAATAGTCAAACAGTACAACTTATCTAGTCAGAACAATATATTTCCTTTGACATCGATTATAGCCATTGTTCATATTTTTGGTAAAGTGATCCTTGGAATCATCTCTGATCTCCCGTGCATCAGCACGTGGAATGTCTTCCTCATGGCTAACTTTACCCTGGTCACCTGCATTCTTACTTTGCCACTAATGCAAACATACGTTAGCCTGGCTGTAGTTTGTGCTCTAATAGGATTTTCTAGTGGCTATTTTTCTCTAATGCCTGTTGTGACCGAAGATTTAGTTGGAACTAAACACCTTGCAAATGCCTATGGCATCATCATTTGTGCCAACGGAATATCTGCATTGTTTGGACCACCCTTTGCAG GTTGGATCTATGACATCACAcataaatatgatttttctttttacatatctGGCTTGCTATACATGGTGGGAATAATATTTTTACTTATACAACCCTGTATTCAAAAGAAACAATCAAGAGAAAAATCTACAGAAGAAGCACAAGTATAG
- the SLC16A14 gene encoding monocarboxylate transporter 14 isoform X3: protein MCGCRKTAIIGGILNALGWILSAYASNVHYLFLTFGVTAGVGSGMVYLPAVVMVGQYFQKRRALAQGLSTTGTGFGAFLMTALLKYLCIEFGWRNAMFIQGAISLNLCVCGALMRPLAPKDVVSEKYIVRSNSEDNQAKALSHSAETIKSNGVLSEEPEKKEETANEEVLDSVQHIEIGGKSRSGRNMYGLRILKTVSQLTVTVRKGFAMWYSSYFGAASLFTNRVFVAFIIWALFAYSSFVIPFIHLPEIVKQYNLSSQNNIFPLTSIIAIVHIFGKVILGIISDLPCISTWNVFLMANFTLVTCILTLPLMQTYVSLAVVCALIGFSSGYFSLMPVVTEDLVGTKHLANAYGIIICANGISALFGPPFAGWIYDITHKYDFSFYISGLLYMVGIIFLLIQPCIQKKQSREKSTEEAQV, encoded by the exons ATGTGTGGGTGCCGCAAGACAGCTATAATTGGAGGGATATTGAATGCCCTAGGTTGGATACTGAGTGCCTATGCCTCAAATGTGCACTACCTCTTCCTTACGTTTGGAGTAACAGCTG GTGTTGGAAGTGGCATGGTTTATCTGCCTGCAGTGGTGATGGTAGGGCAGTATTTTCAGAAGAGAAGAGCGCTTGCACAAGGACTCAGTACCACGGGAACAGGGTTTGGAGCTTTCCTAATGACTGCCTTACTGAAGTACCTCTGCATCGAATTTGGGTGGAGAAACGCCATGTTCATCCAGGGCGCCATCTCCCTGAACCTTTGTGTCTGTGGAGCGCTCATGAGACCACTCGCTCCCAAAGATGTTGTTAGTGAAAAATACATTGTGAGAAGTAATAGTGAAGATAATCAGGCAAAAGCTCTGTCCCATTCTGCAGAGACTATAAAATCTAATGGAGTCCTCAGTGAAGAACcggaaaaaaaagaagagacagcaAATGAAGAAGTGCTTGACAGTGTTCAGCACATAGAAATTGGAGGTAAATCTAGAAGCGGAAGGAATATGTATGGACTGCGCATTCTTAAGACAGTGAGCCAGCTGACGGTTACAGTCAGGAAGGGCTTTGCAATGTGGTACTCCAGCTACTTTGGAGCTGCGTCACTGTTTACGAATAGAGTATTTGTGGCCTTTATAATTTGGGCTTTGTTTGCCTATAGCAGCTTTGTCATTCCCTTTATTCATCTTCCAGAAATAGTCAAACAGTACAACTTATCTAGTCAGAACAATATATTTCCTTTGACATCGATTATAGCCATTGTTCATATTTTTGGTAAAGTGATCCTTGGAATCATCTCTGATCTCCCGTGCATCAGCACGTGGAATGTCTTCCTCATGGCTAACTTTACCCTGGTCACCTGCATTCTTACTTTGCCACTAATGCAAACATACGTTAGCCTGGCTGTAGTTTGTGCTCTAATAGGATTTTCTAGTGGCTATTTTTCTCTAATGCCTGTTGTGACCGAAGATTTAGTTGGAACTAAACACCTTGCAAATGCCTATGGCATCATCATTTGTGCCAACGGAATATCTGCATTGTTTGGACCACCCTTTGCAG GTTGGATCTATGACATCACAcataaatatgatttttctttttacatatctGGCTTGCTATACATGGTGGGAATAATATTTTTACTTATACAACCCTGTATTCAAAAGAAACAATCAAGAGAAAAATCTACAGAAGAAGCACAAGTATAG